A stretch of Henckelia pumila isolate YLH828 chromosome 4, ASM3356847v2, whole genome shotgun sequence DNA encodes these proteins:
- the LOC140863578 gene encoding hypersensitive-induced response protein-like protein 1 has product MGNTFCCVQVDQSTVAIKETFGRFDDVLEPGCHWVPWFLGSQLAGHLSLRLQQLDVRCETKTKDNVFVNVVASIQYRALANKASDAFYKLSNTRTQIQAYVFDVIRASVPKLNLDDAFEQKTEIAKAVEDELEKAMSAYGFEIVQTLIVDIEPDERVKRAMNEINAAARMRVAANEKAEAEKILQIKKAEGEAEAKYLAGLGIARQRQAIVDGLRDSVLGFSVNVPGTTAKDVMDMVLVTQYFDTMKEIGATSKSSAVFIPHGPGAVRDVATQIRDGLLQASQLDTA; this is encoded by the exons ATGGGGAATACATTTTGCTGTGTTCAAGTGGACCAATCCACTGTTGCTATTAAGGAGACATTTGGAAGATTTGATGATGTCTTAGAGCCGGGGTGCCATTGGGTGCCTTGGTTTCTTGGAAGCCAGCTAGCCGGACATCTTTCGCTCCGGCTGCAGCAATTAGACGTGAGGTGTGAGACCAAGACAAAG GACAATGTATTTGTGAATGTGGTGGCGTCGATACAGTACCGCGCACTTGCAAATAAGGCAAGTGATGCTTTTTACAAACTCAGCAACACAAGAACTCAGATTCAGGCATATGTATTTGATG TGATCAGAGCAAGTGTTCCAAAACTCAATCTTGATGATGCGTTCGAGCAAAAAACTGAAATTGCTAAGGCTGTTGAAGATGAACTTGAAAAG GCTATGTCTGCTTATGGGTTTGAAATTGTTCAGACGCTGATTGTCGACATAGAACCTGACGAGCGTGTCAAGAGGGCGATGAACGAGATCAATGCAG CTGCTAGGATGAGGGTGGCTGCTAATGAGAAAGCCGAGGCTGAAAAGATTCTGCAAATCAAGAAAGCAGAAGGTGAAGCAGAAGCTAAGTATCTCGCTGGTTTAGGTATCGCTCGCCAGCGTCAAGCAATTGTCGACGGATTAAGAGACAGTGTGCTTGGTTTCTCTGTTAACGTTCCTGGTACCACTGCAAAGGATGTCATGGATATGGTACTCGTCACCCAGTATTTCGACACGATGAAAGAAATCGGTGCTACTTCCAAGTCTTCTGCTGTGTTCATTCCTCATGGACCTGGTGCAGTTCGTGATGTGGCTACTCAGATCCGTGACGGACTTCTTCAGGCTTCCCAGCTTGATACAGCATAA